A genomic window from Candidatus Kouleothrix ribensis includes:
- a CDS encoding IS66 family transposase: MDDLPQRLGIPDADWARTPTSVQAVVRALVQVVQDQQLQLHAALEQIATLQQRVADLEARLKSHSQNSSKPPSSDPPSAPPRPARVARGRQTGGQKGHPRHERPDPEPDHIDAVRDHFPAQCPQCQTDLADRQHDACAPQVQFVWELPEIRPFITAHTYHTVCCPDCGDLVTAERPPDVPPGAFGARAAAGVALLHGNYHLSHRAVTRLFADFFGFPISLGGVVDLQQVASAALAPVYQAIRAVVVQQDRANLDETGWKEGGRRCWLWTMVTARATAFLIHSSRAGPALRQLIGAEFAGITTSDRHRPYLALDPARHQLCWSHLLRNFQALVDRGGRPAIWGADLLALSALIFALWHRYRDGQIDRATLQAAMAPIQASMHVLLVAGSRRADAPEGLCAELLSHEAALWTFVREERLEPTNNVAERALRSPVLWRKGCFGTQSDAGSRFVERILSVSATCRQQQRHLLTFVTDAIRALWASAPAPTLIPPLPPSPL; this comes from the coding sequence ATGGATGACCTGCCGCAGCGATTGGGAATCCCCGACGCCGATTGGGCGCGCACACCGACGAGCGTCCAGGCCGTGGTGCGAGCGCTCGTGCAGGTCGTGCAGGATCAGCAGCTTCAGCTTCACGCCGCGCTGGAGCAGATCGCTACGCTCCAGCAGCGTGTGGCGGACCTGGAAGCGCGCCTGAAGTCGCACTCGCAGAACTCGTCCAAGCCCCCATCCTCCGACCCACCCTCGGCTCCGCCGCGGCCAGCGCGCGTAGCACGTGGTCGGCAGACGGGTGGGCAGAAGGGCCATCCGCGCCACGAGCGACCGGACCCTGAACCCGACCACATCGATGCTGTCCGCGACCACTTCCCGGCGCAATGTCCGCAGTGCCAGACCGACCTTGCCGACCGGCAGCACGACGCCTGCGCGCCCCAGGTCCAGTTCGTTTGGGAGCTGCCAGAGATACGGCCGTTCATCACCGCCCACACCTATCACACCGTCTGTTGTCCCGACTGTGGTGACCTCGTCACGGCCGAGCGCCCGCCGGATGTGCCGCCAGGCGCCTTTGGCGCACGCGCCGCCGCTGGTGTCGCCCTCCTGCACGGCAACTATCACTTGAGCCATCGCGCGGTCACACGGCTGTTCGCCGACTTCTTCGGCTTTCCGATCAGTCTCGGCGGTGTGGTGGATCTCCAGCAGGTCGCGAGCGCAGCGCTCGCCCCGGTGTATCAGGCCATCCGGGCCGTCGTGGTGCAGCAGGACCGTGCCAACCTCGACGAGACCGGCTGGAAGGAAGGCGGCCGCCGTTGCTGGCTGTGGACGATGGTGACCGCGCGGGCGACCGCCTTCCTGATCCATTCCAGTCGTGCCGGTCCGGCGCTCCGGCAACTCATCGGGGCGGAGTTCGCGGGTATCACCACCTCGGATCGCCATCGGCCGTACTTGGCGCTCGACCCGGCCCGCCACCAACTGTGCTGGAGTCACCTCCTCCGCAACTTCCAGGCGCTGGTCGACCGCGGCGGTCGGCCGGCGATCTGGGGCGCAGACTTGCTGGCACTGAGCGCGCTCATCTTCGCGCTCTGGCATCGCTACCGCGACGGTCAGATCGACCGCGCCACACTCCAAGCAGCCATGGCGCCCATCCAAGCGAGCATGCATGTGCTGTTGGTGGCTGGCTCGCGCCGTGCCGATGCGCCCGAAGGGCTGTGTGCCGAGTTGCTCTCCCACGAAGCGGCCCTCTGGACGTTCGTGCGGGAGGAGCGGCTCGAACCGACCAATAACGTCGCCGAACGGGCGCTGCGCAGCCCGGTGCTGTGGCGGAAGGGCTGTTTCGGCACGCAGAGCGACGCCGGTAGCCGCTTTGTGGAGCGCATCCTCAGCGTCAGCGCGACCTGCCGTCAACAGCAACGCCACCTCCTGACCTTCGTCACCGACGCTATCCGCGCCCTGTGGGCCAGCGCCCCTGCACCGACCCTCATTCCACCCCTGCCTCCCTCACCCTTGTGA